A window from Chitinophaga filiformis encodes these proteins:
- a CDS encoding GNAT family N-acetyltransferase has translation MNGAIYVRHVSVKDAAQVAALSGELGYPSTVKDTITYIQAIDKSICDVAYVAVNGETVLGWIHVLYTIRLESGPFCEIGGLVVARNAHGRGIGRLLVDKAKKWAAERNISTLRVRSNVIREGAHAFYVKNGFKEYKQQKVFDYTIGEENLSERAAVENTKVSE, from the coding sequence ATGAACGGTGCGATTTATGTCCGGCATGTCTCCGTGAAAGATGCGGCGCAGGTAGCCGCTTTATCAGGTGAATTGGGATACCCCTCAACAGTTAAAGACACGATCACGTACATCCAGGCAATCGATAAAAGTATTTGTGACGTAGCCTACGTTGCAGTGAATGGAGAAACTGTTCTCGGATGGATCCATGTACTCTATACCATCCGCCTGGAATCAGGTCCTTTTTGCGAGATCGGTGGCCTGGTAGTGGCACGCAATGCACACGGCCGGGGCATTGGCAGATTGCTGGTTGACAAAGCAAAGAAATGGGCCGCAGAGCGGAATATCAGTACACTGCGTGTACGCAGTAACGTGATCAGGGAAGGAGCGCATGCCTTCTATGTCAAGAATGGTTTTAAAGAGTATAAACAACAGAAGGTATTTGATTATACCATCGGTGAAGAGAATTTGTCGGAAAGGGCTGCTGTTGAGAATACGAAAGTAAGTGAATAA
- a CDS encoding DinB family protein yields MSTLTALKEIFNRDLNKLKTEISLYQHEPALWITEANIANTAGNLCLHLAGNLNTYIGAQLGNSGYVRHRDLEFSLKDVPRAELLQKIEDTIHVVDKTLNSLSEEKLAEEYPIVVFDGKTTTAYMLIHLATHLGYHLGQINYHRRLLDK; encoded by the coding sequence ATGTCGACACTTACAGCCTTAAAGGAAATCTTCAACCGGGATCTTAACAAGCTAAAAACAGAAATATCCTTATATCAGCATGAGCCTGCTTTATGGATAACCGAAGCTAATATTGCAAACACGGCCGGTAATCTTTGTTTACACCTGGCCGGCAACTTAAATACTTATATTGGTGCACAGCTGGGCAACTCCGGTTACGTCCGCCACAGGGACCTGGAATTTTCCCTGAAGGATGTACCCCGTGCGGAACTGCTGCAAAAAATAGAGGACACCATCCATGTGGTAGATAAGACACTGAACAGTCTTTCTGAAGAAAAGTTAGCGGAGGAATATCCCATTGTTGTTTTTGATGGTAAAACAACCACAGCTTATATGCTGATACATCTTGCCACTCACCTGGGTTATCACCTGGGACAGATCAATTATCACAGGAGATTACTGGATAAGTAA
- a CDS encoding glyoxalase superfamily protein → MAIVKPVLRAFDHAKVIEFYVDWLGFQVDWEDRPDNTPFYMQVSMGDIVLHISEHHGDASPGGTVYVDDFRDVAVYHQKLIDKQYKYNRPGLGEAFYDPSILTFTVNDPFYNKIIFAGKKQ, encoded by the coding sequence ATGGCTATTGTAAAACCAGTGCTCCGGGCATTTGATCATGCGAAAGTAATAGAGTTCTATGTCGACTGGCTGGGCTTCCAGGTAGACTGGGAAGACAGGCCTGACAATACGCCCTTTTATATGCAGGTCTCTATGGGCGATATCGTATTACATATTTCAGAACATCACGGTGATGCCAGTCCTGGTGGTACTGTGTATGTAGACGATTTCAGGGATGTCGCGGTTTACCACCAAAAGCTGATCGATAAACAATATAAATACAACCGCCCCGGTTTAGGGGAAGCGTTTTATGATCCGTCCATATTAACGTTTACCGTAAACGATCCGTTTTACAATAAGATCATCTTTGCCGGAAAGAAGCAATGA
- a CDS encoding helix-turn-helix transcriptional regulator — protein sequence MHIEKYIPVATLQPFIKSFMIIESEFPVQNQILPDTAVVMAFRLRGTVMDKDQGILPATTLGGLRKTFRSLAYSGNTTNLLIVFREDGAAAFFKEPMHELFGGAASLDNFIRRQQLDDITEQLAAAGDNQACIAIMQGFLLTVLRQTKPDLLVREAIRNIRQADGNLRIKELLQELHISQDAFEKRFRKITGATPKQFASIVRLRSLIGKADGSTLTALAYDAGYFDQAHFIKDFKSFTGKTPGEFYRSAIYW from the coding sequence ATGCATATTGAAAAATATATACCGGTAGCCACATTGCAGCCCTTCATCAAATCTTTCATGATCATTGAAAGCGAGTTTCCCGTGCAGAACCAGATACTGCCGGATACCGCTGTTGTAATGGCTTTCCGGCTGAGGGGAACGGTGATGGATAAAGACCAGGGAATATTGCCGGCTACTACGCTTGGCGGGCTTAGGAAGACCTTCAGGTCGCTGGCCTATTCCGGCAATACCACCAACCTGCTGATCGTTTTCCGCGAAGATGGCGCCGCGGCCTTCTTTAAAGAGCCGATGCATGAATTATTCGGAGGCGCTGCCTCACTGGATAATTTTATCCGTAGGCAACAACTGGACGATATCACGGAACAACTGGCTGCCGCTGGCGATAATCAGGCTTGTATAGCTATTATGCAGGGCTTCCTGTTGACGGTCCTGAGACAGACAAAACCCGATCTGCTGGTCCGGGAAGCGATACGGAATATCAGGCAGGCAGACGGTAATCTGCGGATAAAAGAACTATTGCAGGAACTGCACATCAGCCAGGATGCTTTTGAGAAACGTTTCCGGAAAATAACAGGCGCCACTCCCAAACAGTTTGCATCTATCGTCCGCCTGAGAAGCCTGATCGGAAAGGCCGATGGCAGCACATTAACAGCACTGGCATATGATGCAGGATATTTTGATCAGGCGCATTTCATAAAAGACTTCAAATCATTCACCGGTAAAACACCAGGTGAGTTCTACAGATCAGCAATTTATTGGTAA
- a CDS encoding DUF3817 domain-containing protein: MMRFLRTKVGRLRLVGFIEGISLLVLIGIAVPMKYAANDPSLVKLMGPIHGFFFVIFVINALSVGIEYKWKFSEVTWKVLLACFVPFGTFYIDYRILRRME, encoded by the coding sequence ATGATGCGTTTTCTCCGTACAAAAGTGGGCCGTTTAAGGCTGGTCGGGTTTATAGAGGGAATTTCCCTGCTGGTTTTAATAGGAATAGCCGTGCCTATGAAATATGCTGCCAATGACCCGTCCCTGGTAAAACTGATGGGGCCCATACATGGTTTTTTCTTTGTGATCTTTGTGATCAATGCATTAAGCGTTGGCATTGAGTACAAATGGAAGTTCAGTGAAGTGACATGGAAAGTGCTGCTGGCGTGTTTTGTCCCATTCGGTACTTTTTATATTGATTACCGGATCTTACGACGGATGGAATAA
- a CDS encoding AraC family transcriptional regulator yields the protein MNEIKVYDVHAFTSRFMPSRELETLLKGDLNKFLICRVEDMYRHVKQAVPASRSLMHACLYLTEGSASMKIGSENYHLRKGEILFVPAGQVFSFDAQDENKGFFCKFHDDMLLGKYGNSELLKEFEFLKVWGKPHVVLDEGTSRFVLQLFERILWEYMEHGLQHMNILQPYLIALLCEVGSGYQPLLPGAQTNAVNITSRFRELVAQNIRHRHMVSDYAAMLNISPSHLNKSVRMITRKAPTKWIDETIVQEAKVLLSQSDFPISEVAIQVGFEDQSYFTRLFKRYEGMTPTEFRRMIKMS from the coding sequence ATGAACGAGATTAAGGTATACGATGTCCACGCATTTACCTCCCGGTTTATGCCTTCCCGGGAACTGGAGACCCTGTTGAAGGGCGACCTGAATAAGTTCCTGATATGCAGGGTAGAAGACATGTACCGGCATGTAAAACAGGCGGTACCCGCTTCCCGCTCTCTCATGCATGCATGCCTCTACCTCACCGAAGGATCGGCCTCCATGAAGATCGGGAGTGAGAATTATCACCTCCGGAAAGGGGAAATACTGTTTGTACCTGCCGGGCAGGTATTCTCTTTTGATGCACAGGACGAGAATAAAGGTTTTTTCTGCAAGTTCCATGACGATATGCTGCTGGGCAAATACGGTAACAGCGAGTTGCTGAAAGAGTTTGAGTTCCTGAAAGTATGGGGAAAGCCCCATGTAGTACTGGATGAAGGAACTTCCCGGTTTGTACTGCAGCTTTTCGAACGGATCCTGTGGGAGTATATGGAGCATGGGCTACAGCATATGAACATTTTACAGCCTTACCTGATTGCCTTGTTATGTGAAGTGGGTAGTGGCTACCAGCCCCTGTTACCTGGTGCACAGACGAACGCCGTGAATATTACCAGCAGGTTCCGTGAGCTGGTTGCGCAGAATATCCGGCACCGCCATATGGTGAGCGATTACGCTGCGATGCTGAATATCTCTCCCAGCCACCTTAATAAATCAGTAAGGATGATCACACGGAAAGCGCCTACGAAATGGATTGACGAGACCATTGTGCAGGAGGCAAAAGTATTATTGAGCCAGTCCGACTTTCCCATCAGTGAAGTGGCCATACAGGTAGGGTTTGAAGACCAGTCCTATTTTACCCGGCTGTTTAAACGTTACGAAGGAATGACGCCAACAGAGTTCCGGCGAATGATCAAAATGTCCTAA